The DNA window AGCGCCTATGGCGCGTTCGGCGAAGACCGGAACAGCTTCTTCACTGACCGGCCAGCGGACATTCGCGCCTTCTTTGCGGCAACCGAATTAAGTTATGACCGGGACTGGATGCGCTTCCGCCTGTCAGGCGCCTATGCCAGCGGTGATGGCGACCCCTATGATGATGTCGAAACAGGCTATGACGCGGTGTTTGAAAACCCGATATTTGCAGGGGCAGATACGTCTTACTGGATACGCCAGACGATTCCGTTTGCCGGGGGAGGGCGGAATGTTTCGGTCAACAATCGCAACGGCCTGCTCAATTCTCTGCGTCCCTCAAAAGAGCAGGGTCAGTCCAATTTCAATAATCCCGGCCTGATGCTGCTTGGCGCCGGTGCCGATTTCGACCTGACGCCCGAATTCCGGCTGTCCACCAACGCCAACCATTTGTGGTTTGAAAATACCGCAACTTTGGGGGCTCTTAGAAACGAGGGCAGCATACCTAAGGAAATCGGCTGGGACCTGTCTGCGGCAGCCATTTGGCGGCCCAAGGCGACGCAAAACATTGTCTTCCGCCTTTCGGGAGCAGCCCTGCTTTCGGGAAAAGGCTTTGACGATTTGTTCGACAATCTGGGCAATACCGGGACATATTACTCCGTGCTCGCAAATCTGATTTTGACCTACTGATGCGTATTTCTCGCCCTACGCTCGATCTAAAAACACTCGCCTTTGTCGTGGCGCTGCTATGCGCGGCAGTCGCCATGGTTCTAGGCGGACAGACCAACGCCGCATCAGGCGAGAAACCGGTAAAGCGCGATTATTCGCAAATTTGGAAAGAACCTGCACCGGCACGCCAACCTGGCATTACGATCGAAGAGCGTTTGGCAGCGGTCGCCGCGAAGTCTGACGGCTGTTACAGCTGCCACGTTAAAACCGACGCGCCAAGCATGCACGCTACGCCTGCGGTAGAGCTTGGCTGCGTTGATTGCCACGGTGGCAATGCGGCCATCATGGGCAACAGCAAGCTGGAGCATGATGATCCGCTTTATGTGAAAGCGCGCGAGCTTGCCCATGTGCTGCCTAAATATCCCGAAAGCTGGCATTATCCTTCTTCGGCAAATCCGAAGCGTACCTATGGCTTGCTGAACAAGGAATCGCCCGAATTCGTCCGTTTTGTGAACCCGAGCGATTACCGCGTCGCGCGCGAAAGTTGCGGCGCGTGTCATATGCCGGTGATCGAGGCAGGCGAGCGTTCGCTGATGGCGACCGGCGCAATGCTGTGGGGCGGGGCGGCCTATAATAACGGTATTTTACCGTATAAGAATTACGCGCTGGGAGAAGCCTTCACCCGCGACGGATTGCCCGCAAAACTGCTTAGTCCGGGATCGCCTCCGGGCACCGTAACTGAAAGACAGAAAGCGCGTGGGGCCTTGGCGGCGCTCTATCCGCTACCGTCTTGGCAGGTTATCCCGCCGGGCGATGTGTTCCGCGTGTTTGAACGCGGCGGACGGACGATTAACACCCAATTCCCTGAAATCGGATTGCCAAGCCCGACCGGCTCGATCCAGCGTTTGGAGGAACCGGGCCGCCCCGATATCAAGCAATCGAATCGCGGACCGGCGACCGGTCTTCGTGTCGCTATTCCCGCGCTCAACATTCACAAAACCCGTCTCAATGATCCGTTTATGTGGTTCATGGGAACCAATGACCAGCCGGGCGATTACCGCCATTCGGGCTGCGCCGCCTGCCATGTGGTCTATGCCAATGACCGCGAGCCGCGCCATAGTCTCATCTATGCGAAATTTGGCCGAGATGGTCAGACGCAAACGATCGACCCGACCATCGCGAACAAGCTCGAACCCAAGTATGGCGGTGGCCACGGTAATGGGCACAATGATGATGATGAGCAGGCTAATCATGGCGAGAAAACAAGCGGACATGGTGGCCTGAAACAGCCGGGGGATCATGCTGAAGATGGGCACGACAAAGACGCACCGATGAAAGAAAAGGGGCATCCGCTCAAACACGTCTTCACGCGGTCAATCCCGACATCGCAATGCATGAATTGCCATATGCATCAGCCCAATATCTTCCTGAATTCCTATCTCGGCTACACGATGTGGGATTATGAATCGGACGCGCCGCTAATGTGGCCGGGGCCGGACAACAAGACGCCGCGCCCGCCGGGCATGAGTGATCAGGAATATGAAGATACCTATCTGAAGCAGCGCTATCCCAATGCTTCCGAAGTTCTGGAAGTGCTTGCGCGCAATCCAGAAGGCGCTTCACCTAAGGGCCTGTGGGGCGATCTTGATTTCCTGCGCAATGTTTATGATCTGAACTCAGAGGCGACCGATACGCAATTCGCCGATTATCACGGCCACGGGTGGAATTTCCGCGCGATTTTCAAGCGCGACCGTGAAGGCAATCTGCTCGATAAAGACGGCAATATTGTCGATAATGACGATCCCGAAAAATTCCGTAAGGAAGGCGAAGGCAAATTTGTCGAGCCGGGCACCAATCCGGGCAAAGCGGTCCATATGATGGACATCCACGCCGAAGTTGGAATGCAATGCGCTGATTGCCACTTTGCGCAAGACAGCCACGGCAACGGGCTGATTTACGGTGAGGTCGCCAATGCAATCGAGATCGGCTGCAAGGACTGTCACGGCACTGCCGACGCCTATCCCACACTGTTTACCAGTGGCCCTGCCGCGCCGCCCAAGGGCAACAATCTGTCGCTGCTTCGCAACCCGGATGGCCAGCGCCGCTTCGAGTGGAGCTATGACAATATGGGCCGCAAGACTCTTGTTCAAAGGTCGATTGTCGATCCCGAACTGGAATGGAAAGTCAGCCTGACCAAAGATAGCGTCGACAAAAACTCACCCCATTTCAACGCCAAATCTGCCCGCGCAAAATTGATGGCGCGGGGAGGTGCGGAAAGCGGCCGGTTCGAATTCGGCACTGGTATTGCTCAGGGCGACCGTGCGCATGAAGATGGCGAGATGGCCTGTTTCACTTGCCACCTCAGTTGGACAACATCATGCGGCGGGTGCCATTTGCCAATCGAGGCAAACTGGAAAACCGCTGATCACCATTATGAAAACAAGGAATCGCGCAACTTCGCGACTTACAATCCGCAGGTTGCGCGCGATCAGATGTTCCAATTGGGCAAGCACCAGACGACCAAGGGAAATCAGGTTGCTCCGGTTCGTTCAACTTCGGCGCTGGTCCTGTCAT is part of the Pontixanthobacter gangjinensis genome and encodes:
- a CDS encoding LVIVD repeat-containing protein: MRISRPTLDLKTLAFVVALLCAAVAMVLGGQTNAASGEKPVKRDYSQIWKEPAPARQPGITIEERLAAVAAKSDGCYSCHVKTDAPSMHATPAVELGCVDCHGGNAAIMGNSKLEHDDPLYVKARELAHVLPKYPESWHYPSSANPKRTYGLLNKESPEFVRFVNPSDYRVARESCGACHMPVIEAGERSLMATGAMLWGGAAYNNGILPYKNYALGEAFTRDGLPAKLLSPGSPPGTVTERQKARGALAALYPLPSWQVIPPGDVFRVFERGGRTINTQFPEIGLPSPTGSIQRLEEPGRPDIKQSNRGPATGLRVAIPALNIHKTRLNDPFMWFMGTNDQPGDYRHSGCAACHVVYANDREPRHSLIYAKFGRDGQTQTIDPTIANKLEPKYGGGHGNGHNDDDEQANHGEKTSGHGGLKQPGDHAEDGHDKDAPMKEKGHPLKHVFTRSIPTSQCMNCHMHQPNIFLNSYLGYTMWDYESDAPLMWPGPDNKTPRPPGMSDQEYEDTYLKQRYPNASEVLEVLARNPEGASPKGLWGDLDFLRNVYDLNSEATDTQFADYHGHGWNFRAIFKRDREGNLLDKDGNIVDNDDPEKFRKEGEGKFVEPGTNPGKAVHMMDIHAEVGMQCADCHFAQDSHGNGLIYGEVANAIEIGCKDCHGTADAYPTLFTSGPAAPPKGNNLSLLRNPDGQRRFEWSYDNMGRKTLVQRSIVDPELEWKVSLTKDSVDKNSPHFNAKSARAKLMARGGAESGRFEFGTGIAQGDRAHEDGEMACFTCHLSWTTSCGGCHLPIEANWKTADHHYENKESRNFATYNPQVARDQMFQLGKHQTTKGNQVAPVRSTSALVLSSTNINRERIYAQQPPVSAIGFSSQAFAPHFPHTVRLTETKTCSDCHLSEADDNNAIMSQLLLLGTNYVNFVGINAWTGLEGGFEAVRVTEWDEPQTVLGSYLHKYAYPDYYKQFVEENDRELKDWIRGDAFDENLSGETKPFEEFANVHEGTSDRVGCLQLRGEYMFVAAGKGGFRVYDVASIANKGISERIITAPFSPLGQDTIVGSKNATCMALATNQPINPLRNTEQMRKDNQEQPFLPIYQYAVVTDSEEGMILVNVNTMADGEFRNNKLSRAKFSNGSTAWNEGGVLNGARHVHLAGEIAFITADRGLVVMDLADPMNPQVVAVRELTDARASAIQFRYLWVTDADGVKLFDVTNMRNPVPMPQGTIPLANAQRLYLARTYAYVAAKQDGLVIVDITRPLAPKIYKKETLGGTLNDAEDVIVASTNASLFAYVADGVNGMKVLQLTSPSSQPNFYGFSPAPKPEMVAWAKTKSPAISLSKGLDRDRAVDETGGQMAVFGRLGSRPFTREEMEKLFLTGGGVPWKVSDEPDMSAWVGGSLRPN